In one window of Brassica rapa cultivar Chiifu-401-42 chromosome A07, CAAS_Brap_v3.01, whole genome shotgun sequence DNA:
- the LOC103831025 gene encoding uncharacterized protein LOC103831025 translates to MAPSAAMLILSHPLISHKTTNQSPSSPVFKSRRMFDLLLPWKKTSDSEEVGLSRLVFGDPATLEKRFQEALELSCW, encoded by the coding sequence ATGGCGCCATCAGCTGCAATGCTCATACTTTCACATCCTCTGATTAGCCACAAAACGACAAATCAGTCTCCATCATCGCCAGTCTTTAAGTCGAGACGTATGTTCGATCTTCTTTTGCCATGGAAGAAGACATCGGACAGTGAAGAGGTCGGTCTCAGCCGCCTAGTCTTTGGCGATCCCGCTACACTTGAGAAGCGTTTCCAAGAAGCTCTTGAACTTAGCTGCTGGTAA
- the LOC103831026 gene encoding 60S ribosomal protein L17-2: MPFSHYKVSSQLYSNRFCSRFLPLAAAMVKYSQEPDNQTKSCKARGSDLRVHFKNTRETAHAIRKLPLLKAKRYLEDVIAHKQAIPFTRFCRGVGRTAQAKNRHSNGQGRWPAKSAQFVLDLLKNAESNAEVKGLDVDALFISHIQVNQAAKQRRRTYRAHGRINPYMSNPCHIELILSEKEESVKKEPETQLAAKSKKSSA, encoded by the exons ATGCCGTTTTCGCACTATAAAGTCTCTTCACAACTTTACTCGAATCGCTTCTGCAGCCGTTTCCTTCCGTTAGCCGCAGCCATG GTGAAGTACTCGCAAGAACCTGACAATCAGACCAAGT CTTGCAAGGCTAGAGGATCCGATCTTAGGGTTCACTTCAAG AACACTCGGGAAACAGCGCACGCTATCAGGAAGCTACCATTGCTCAAGGCCAAGAGGTACCTTGAGGATGTGATAGCTCACAAGCAGGCGATCCCCTTCACCCGTTTCTGCAGAGGTGTTGGAAGGACTGCTCAAGCTAAGAACAGGCACTCCAATGGTCAAGGACGTTGGCCTGCTAAGTCTGCTCAGTTCGTTCTTGATTTGCTCAAGAATGCTGAGAGCAATGCTGAGGTGAAAGGTTTGGATGTTGATGCGCTATTCATTTCGCATATCCAAGTGAACCAGGCTGCTAAGCAGAGGAGAAGGACTTACCGTGCTCATGGAAGAATCAACC CTTACATGTCCAACCCATGTCACATTGAGTTGATTTTGTCAGAGAAGGAAGAGTCTGTCAAGAAAGAG CCGGAGACTCAGTTGGCAGCCAAGTCGAAGAAATCATCTGCCTAA